From a single Pseudomonas serboccidentalis genomic region:
- a CDS encoding bacteriocin immunity protein, whose amino-acid sequence MELKSQLADYTEQEFKSLIQAIEDAKTEDERGELVDHFNKIVPHPAGSDLLFYPEAGEDDSADGVTRTVGDYCCEHNLPGFKS is encoded by the coding sequence GGAATTGAAGAGCCAGTTGGCTGACTACACCGAACAGGAATTCAAGTCGCTGATTCAGGCGATTGAAGACGCAAAGACCGAGGATGAACGGGGCGAGCTTGTCGATCACTTCAACAAGATTGTTCCCCATCCGGCAGGAAGCGACTTACTGTTCTACCCAGAGGCTGGCGAGGATGATTCAGCAGATGGAGTGACACGCACCGTAGGTGACTATTGCTGTGAGCATAATCTACCGGGCTTTAAGAGCTGA